The following are encoded together in the Candidatus Kapaibacterium thiocyanatum genome:
- a CDS encoding glycosyl transferase family 2, which produces MLNNKKIVVVLPAYNASKTLEMTYREIPFDIVDDVVLVDDHSRDDTADVAHALGIRHVIRHEQNKGYGGNQKTCYTKALELGADIVVMLHPDYQYTPLLIPAIASIIANDLYPVVLASRILGKGALKGGMPVYKYVANRFLTLVQNLLVGQKLSEYHTGYRAFSRDVLLGIDFRSNSDDFVFDNQMLSQIIYAGFDIGEVTCPTKYFEEASSINFRRSSIYGLGVLWTSCKHFLQRTGVARFAMYGPARR; this is translated from the coding sequence ATGCTCAACAACAAGAAGATCGTCGTCGTCCTCCCGGCCTACAACGCGTCCAAGACACTGGAGATGACCTATCGGGAGATCCCATTCGACATCGTCGACGATGTCGTACTGGTCGACGATCATTCACGTGACGATACGGCAGACGTGGCGCATGCTCTCGGCATCCGCCACGTCATACGCCACGAACAGAACAAGGGCTACGGTGGCAATCAGAAGACCTGCTATACGAAGGCCCTCGAGCTCGGTGCCGACATCGTCGTGATGCTGCATCCGGACTATCAGTATACGCCGCTGCTCATTCCAGCCATTGCCAGCATCATCGCCAACGACCTCTATCCTGTCGTCCTGGCTTCGCGCATCCTGGGCAAGGGTGCACTCAAGGGTGGCATGCCCGTCTACAAGTACGTTGCGAACCGCTTCCTGACGCTCGTGCAGAATCTCCTCGTCGGACAGAAACTGTCGGAATACCATACGGGTTATCGCGCCTTCTCGCGCGACGTCCTTCTGGGCATCGACTTCCGCAGCAATTCCGATGACTTCGTCTTCGACAACCAGATGTTGTCGCAGATCATCTACGCCGGCTTCGACATCGGCGAGGTGACATGTCCCACGAAGTATTTCGAGGAAGCCTCGTCCATCAACTTCCGCCGCAGCTCCATCTACGGTCTCGGCGTCCTCTGGACGAGCTGCAAGCACTTCCTCCAGCGTACCGGTGTGGCCCGATTCGCCATGTACGGGCCGGCCAGACGATAA